Proteins encoded within one genomic window of Gammaproteobacteria bacterium:
- the pyrE gene encoding orotate phosphoribosyltransferase — protein MRAYKTEFIELALEIGALRFGQFKLKSGRISPYFFNSGVFNTGYAVAKLGRYYAAAAADSGIDYDLLFGPAYKGIPLVALTAAALAEHQGLDRPFCFNRKEIKDHGEGGLIVGAPMGGRVLIVDDVITAGTAIRESVEVIRAAGGEPAGVLIALDRQERGTGATSAVQEVEANYGVKVASIIGLDDLVAHLEGSVEFGQHLTLVADYRQRYGVRG, from the coding sequence ATGCGCGCGTACAAGACGGAATTCATCGAGCTGGCGCTGGAGATCGGCGCGCTGCGCTTCGGCCAGTTCAAGCTCAAGTCGGGGCGCATCAGCCCGTACTTCTTCAACTCCGGCGTGTTCAACACCGGTTACGCGGTCGCCAAGCTCGGCCGCTACTACGCCGCCGCCGCCGCCGACTCCGGCATCGACTACGACCTGCTGTTCGGCCCCGCCTACAAGGGCATCCCGCTGGTTGCCCTGACTGCCGCCGCGCTCGCCGAGCACCAGGGCCTGGACCGGCCCTTCTGCTTCAACCGCAAGGAGATCAAGGACCACGGCGAGGGCGGGCTCATCGTCGGCGCGCCGATGGGTGGCCGCGTGCTGATCGTCGACGACGTCATCACCGCGGGCACCGCCATCCGCGAATCGGTGGAGGTGATCCGTGCCGCCGGCGGCGAGCCGGCCGGGGTGCTGATCGCCCTGGACCGCCAGGAGCGGGGCACGGGCGCGACATCCGCGGTGCAGGAGGTCGAGGCGAACTACGGGGTGAAGGTCGCCAGCATCATCGGCCTGGATGACCTCGTGGCCCACCTCGAGGGCAGCGTCGAGTTCGGCCAGCACCTGACGCTGGTGGCCGATTACCGCCAGCGCTACGGCGTGCGGGGCTGA
- a CDS encoding DUF4124 domain-containing protein yields the protein MNRTAGSLAAAALALLLPVAGMQAATPPAAKHTTSRSASEAKTYRWVDKDGVVHFGDSVPPEYASSQKQVLNDYGVPVATESGLKTAEQVAAEKAAAKKAAEERQKAILASRRDQVLLDTYLSVDEIEALRDRRIELIDTQIKVTENYLQGLRDILQKLQAEAAGFKPYSPDPQAPPIDQRLAKELSNTMDSIMLYEKNLADTRNRKADVLGQFTADITRFKELKAAAPQE from the coding sequence ATGAACCGTACTGCAGGCAGCCTCGCGGCTGCGGCTCTCGCACTCCTGCTTCCCGTGGCCGGCATGCAGGCCGCCACGCCTCCGGCAGCGAAGCACACGACGTCCAGGTCCGCCAGCGAGGCAAAGACCTATCGCTGGGTGGACAAGGACGGCGTGGTGCACTTCGGCGACAGCGTGCCCCCCGAATACGCCAGCAGCCAGAAGCAGGTATTGAACGACTACGGGGTACCGGTCGCCACCGAGAGCGGCCTGAAGACGGCCGAACAGGTCGCGGCGGAGAAAGCCGCCGCGAAGAAGGCGGCCGAGGAACGCCAGAAGGCCATCCTCGCCTCGCGCCGTGACCAGGTGCTGCTCGACACCTACCTCTCGGTGGACGAGATCGAGGCACTGCGCGACCGGCGCATCGAGCTGATCGATACCCAGATCAAGGTGACCGAGAACTACCTGCAGGGCCTGCGCGACATCCTGCAGAAGCTGCAGGCCGAGGCCGCCGGCTTCAAGCCCTACAGCCCCGATCCGCAGGCACCACCCATCGACCAGCGGCTGGCGAAGGAACTCTCGAACACCATGGACTCCATCATGCTGTACGAGAAAAACCTGGCCGACACCCGCAACCGCAAGGCCGACGTCCTCGGCCAGTTCACCGCCGACATCACCCGCTTCAAGGAACTGAAGGCCGCGGCACCCCAGGAGTGA
- the dut gene encoding dUTP diphosphatase, which translates to MDFPLPDYATTGSAGIDLRACVTENLLLEPGATTLVPTGIAVHMADPGLAALILPRSGLGHKHGIVLGNLVGLIDSDYQGQIMVSVWNRGATAFIIEPGARLAQMVFVPVVQAEFEVVAEFTASERGAGGFGHTGQR; encoded by the coding sequence ATGGATTTCCCGCTGCCCGACTACGCCACGACCGGCTCCGCCGGCATCGACCTGCGCGCCTGCGTGACGGAGAACCTGCTGCTCGAGCCCGGCGCGACGACGCTGGTGCCCACGGGGATCGCCGTGCACATGGCGGACCCCGGCCTCGCGGCGCTGATCCTGCCGCGCTCGGGTCTCGGCCACAAGCATGGCATCGTGCTCGGCAACCTGGTCGGGCTGATCGACTCGGACTACCAGGGCCAGATCATGGTCTCGGTGTGGAACCGCGGCGCCACGGCCTTCATCATCGAGCCGGGCGCGCGCCTGGCACAGATGGTGTTCGTGCCGGTGGTGCAGGCGGAGTTCGAGGTCGTTGCGGAGTTCACCGCCAGCGAGCGCGGTGCGGGCGGCTTCGGCCATACCGGCCAGCGTTGA
- the coaBC gene encoding bifunctional phosphopantothenoylcysteine decarboxylase/phosphopantothenate--cysteine ligase CoaBC produces the protein MALLTGKKILLGVSGGIAAYKSPDLVRRLRDQGAEVQVVLTHSAARMVSPTVFQAVSGQPVRGDLWDAQAEAAMGHIELARWADFVVIAPATAHLMAQLAAGLAPDLLTTLCLATTAPVLLAPAMNHAMWAHAATRANRTLLAARGLRFVGPAEGAQACGESGPGRMSEPADIVAALAALAGMAGGALAGRRVLVTAGPTREPIDPVRFVSNRSSGKMGFAVAQAAAEAGARVTLVAGPVQLPTPPGVERVDVESAAEMHEATLSRAAQVDIYIGAAAVSDYRPAQSAAQKIKKKTETLDLHMVKCADVLAAVAALAQDRPFTVGFAAETEKLEEHALDKLRRKGLDMIVANLVGSQLGFDRDDNSAVLLWPGGREEIAQTSKAELARRIIASIAQRLPGAAGGVTPIRRPRLS, from the coding sequence ATGGCTTTGCTGACCGGCAAGAAGATCCTGCTGGGCGTCTCGGGCGGCATAGCCGCCTACAAGAGCCCGGACCTGGTGCGCCGACTGCGCGACCAGGGCGCCGAGGTGCAGGTGGTACTGACCCACAGCGCGGCACGCATGGTGTCGCCGACGGTGTTCCAGGCCGTGTCCGGCCAGCCGGTGCGCGGCGATCTCTGGGATGCGCAGGCGGAGGCCGCCATGGGCCACATCGAGCTGGCCCGCTGGGCGGATTTCGTGGTCATCGCCCCGGCCACCGCTCACCTCATGGCGCAACTGGCCGCCGGCCTCGCCCCCGACCTGCTGACCACGCTGTGCCTGGCGACCACCGCGCCCGTGCTGCTGGCGCCCGCCATGAACCACGCCATGTGGGCCCATGCGGCGACGCGCGCCAATCGCACGTTGCTCGCGGCGCGTGGCCTGCGCTTCGTCGGTCCGGCCGAGGGTGCGCAGGCCTGCGGCGAGAGCGGCCCGGGCCGCATGAGCGAGCCGGCGGACATCGTCGCGGCGCTGGCCGCACTGGCGGGCATGGCGGGCGGGGCGCTCGCGGGCCGGCGGGTGCTGGTGACGGCAGGCCCGACGCGCGAGCCCATCGATCCCGTGCGTTTCGTCAGCAACCGCAGCTCCGGCAAGATGGGCTTCGCGGTGGCCCAGGCCGCGGCCGAGGCGGGCGCCCGGGTGACGCTGGTTGCCGGGCCGGTGCAGCTGCCCACGCCGCCGGGTGTCGAGCGTGTCGACGTCGAGTCCGCTGCCGAGATGCACGAGGCAACGCTGTCGCGGGCCGCGCAGGTCGACATCTACATCGGCGCTGCCGCGGTCTCCGACTATCGCCCGGCGCAGTCCGCCGCGCAGAAGATCAAGAAGAAGACCGAGACCCTGGACCTGCACATGGTGAAGTGCGCCGACGTGCTGGCCGCCGTCGCGGCCCTGGCGCAGGACCGCCCCTTCACCGTCGGTTTCGCCGCCGAGACCGAGAAGCTCGAGGAACACGCGCTGGACAAGCTGCGGCGCAAGGGCCTGGACATGATCGTCGCCAACCTCGTCGGCAGCCAGCTCGGCTTCGATCGCGACGACAACAGCGCCGTATTGCTCTGGCCCGGCGGACGCGAGGAAATCGCCCAGACCTCGAAGGCGGAGCTGGCACGGCGCATCATCGCCAGCATCGCGCAGCGCCTGCCCGGTGCCGCGGGCGGTGTCACGCCCATCCGTCGTCCCAGGCTGTCGTGA
- the radC gene encoding DNA repair protein RadC has translation METRSIKDWPPGERPRERLSGAGPTQLSDAELLAVMLGRGVRGTSAVDLARSLLATFGGIRGVLNASLDDLQALHGVGPGKAAALVAARECCCRYLQEKLAPGRAIRSPADSREFLLARLRDRPHEVFCCLFLDNRHRVLAFEELFQGTIDNTTVYPREVVRQVLRRNAAAVILAHNHPSGVAEPSEADQLITRRIRGALELIDVRLLDHFVIGDGVCTSLAGRGML, from the coding sequence ATGGAAACGCGCTCCATCAAGGACTGGCCGCCCGGCGAGCGGCCCCGCGAACGCCTGAGCGGCGCCGGGCCGACCCAGCTCTCGGATGCCGAGCTGCTGGCGGTCATGCTGGGCCGCGGGGTTCGCGGCACCTCGGCGGTCGATCTGGCACGCAGCCTGCTCGCCACCTTCGGCGGCATCCGCGGGGTGCTCAATGCCAGCCTGGACGACCTGCAGGCCCTGCACGGCGTCGGGCCGGGCAAGGCGGCGGCCCTCGTGGCGGCGCGCGAGTGCTGCTGCCGCTACCTGCAGGAAAAGCTGGCGCCGGGCCGCGCCATCCGCTCGCCGGCGGACAGCCGCGAGTTCCTGCTGGCGCGCCTGCGGGACCGCCCGCACGAGGTGTTTTGCTGCCTGTTCCTCGACAATCGCCACCGGGTCCTGGCATTTGAGGAACTTTTCCAGGGGACCATCGACAACACCACGGTGTATCCCCGGGAGGTCGTGCGCCAGGTACTGCGCCGGAATGCCGCGGCGGTGATCCTGGCCCACAACCACCCCTCCGGCGTGGCCGAGCCGAGCGAGGCAGACCAGCTGATCACCAGGCGGATCCGCGGGGCACTGGAGCTGATCGACGTCCGCCTGCTCGACCACTTCGTCATCGGCGACGGGGTGTGCACCTCGCTTGCCGGGCGGGGCATGCTCTAG
- the rpmB gene encoding 50S ribosomal protein L28, with protein MSRVCQVTGKRPSYGNTVSHANNKSRRRWLPNLHTHRFWLESEKRFVRLRVSTRGLRTIDKVGLEKVVADLRARGEKV; from the coding sequence ATGTCGCGCGTCTGCCAGGTCACCGGCAAGCGGCCGTCCTACGGGAACACCGTTTCCCACGCCAACAACAAGAGCCGGCGCCGCTGGCTGCCGAACCTCCACACGCACCGCTTCTGGCTGGAGAGCGAGAAGCGCTTCGTGCGCCTGCGCGTCTCCACCCGCGGGCTGCGCACCATCGACAAGGTCGGGCTCGAGAAGGTCGTTGCCGACCTGCGTGCCCGCGGCGAGAAGGTCTGA
- the rpmG gene encoding 50S ribosomal protein L33, which translates to MASKRDKIKLVSTADTGHYYTTTKNKRLHPDKMEVNKFDPVVRKYVKYKEAKIK; encoded by the coding sequence ATGGCAAGCAAGCGCGACAAGATCAAGCTCGTGTCCACCGCCGACACCGGCCATTACTACACCACCACCAAGAACAAGCGGCTGCATCCGGACAAGATGGAGGTCAACAAGTTCGACCCCGTGGTCCGCAAGTACGTGAAGTACAAGGAAGCCAAGATCAAGTAG
- a CDS encoding fatty acid desaturase codes for MQFLADHVDGVLGLGFWAKVAVAFVAVHVSMAAVTLYLHRDQAHRAIDLHPAIRHFFRLWIWLTSGMVTREWVAVHRKHHAFCETRDDPHSPVVHGLRTILLRGAEVYRVEAANAETLEKYGRGCPDDWLERNVYRHGLVGVWLMLAIDVLLFGAGGITLFAVQMVAMPFFAAGVINGVGHAIGYRNFETEDASTNLVPVGVLIGGEELHNNHHAFPTSARFALRPGEFDIGWFYIRMLSALGLCRVGRLAPVPHFAAAPRPVDLETLRAVMQNRMHVLRDYSRRVVMPVLRMERRARRGDVLLRSAGQLLTRWPGLMDEAARQRLARILATSPMLHAVDEHRRQLMRVWQQANVSNERLVTELREWCVRAEASGIAVLEEFSARLREYIPQPQPLPA; via the coding sequence ATGCAATTCCTTGCAGATCATGTGGATGGAGTGCTCGGCCTGGGCTTCTGGGCGAAGGTGGCCGTGGCCTTCGTGGCCGTCCACGTGTCGATGGCGGCGGTCACGCTCTACCTGCACCGCGACCAGGCCCATCGCGCCATCGACCTGCATCCCGCCATCCGTCATTTCTTCCGCCTGTGGATCTGGCTGACCTCGGGCATGGTGACACGCGAATGGGTGGCGGTGCACCGCAAGCACCACGCCTTCTGCGAGACCCGGGACGATCCCCACAGCCCGGTGGTGCACGGGCTGCGCACCATCCTGCTGCGCGGCGCGGAGGTCTATCGCGTCGAGGCAGCCAACGCGGAGACGCTGGAGAAGTACGGTCGCGGCTGCCCGGACGACTGGCTGGAGCGCAATGTCTATCGCCACGGTCTCGTCGGCGTCTGGCTGATGCTGGCGATCGACGTGCTGCTGTTCGGTGCCGGCGGCATCACCCTGTTCGCCGTGCAGATGGTGGCCATGCCGTTCTTCGCGGCCGGCGTCATCAATGGCGTTGGCCATGCCATCGGCTACCGCAACTTCGAGACCGAGGATGCCTCCACCAACCTGGTGCCGGTGGGGGTGCTGATCGGCGGCGAGGAGCTGCACAACAATCACCACGCGTTTCCCACCTCGGCGCGGTTCGCGCTGCGGCCCGGGGAGTTCGACATCGGCTGGTTCTACATCCGCATGCTGTCGGCGCTGGGCCTGTGCCGCGTCGGTCGCCTGGCACCGGTGCCGCACTTCGCGGCCGCGCCCCGACCGGTGGACCTGGAGACACTGCGTGCCGTCATGCAGAACCGCATGCACGTGCTGCGTGACTACAGCCGCCGCGTGGTGATGCCGGTACTGCGCATGGAGCGTCGCGCGCGACGTGGCGATGTGCTGCTGCGCTCGGCCGGGCAGCTGCTGACCCGCTGGCCGGGGCTGATGGATGAAGCCGCGCGCCAGCGCCTGGCCCGCATCCTGGCGACCAGCCCGATGCTGCACGCGGTGGACGAGCACCGCCGGCAGCTCATGCGCGTGTGGCAGCAGGCCAATGTTTCCAACGAGCGGCTGGTGACCGAGCTGCGCGAGTGGTGCGTGCGGGCCGAGGCGAGCGGCATCGCCGTGCTGGAGGAGTTCTCGGCACGCCTGCGGGAGTACATCCCGCAGCCGCAACCGCTGCCGGCCTGA
- the mutM gene encoding bifunctional DNA-formamidopyrimidine glycosylase/DNA-(apurinic or apyrimidinic site) lyase → MPELPEVETTRRGIAPWMEGRRIRELVVRERRLRWPIPPGLGARLAGSRVRQVGRRGKYLLLETSRGTALLHLGMSGSLRVLESDQAPGRHDHFDIVLDRGQRIRFHDPRRFGSLLWAGSEPLAHPLLAHLGPEPLEPGFSGAWLRDRARGRRLAIKPFIMNAAIVVGIGNIYASEALFRAGLHPCRAAGRIPLADMERLAAAVREVLGEAVALGGTTLRDFHGSSGEPGYFAQALRVYDRTGQPCGTCGTPIRQLTQGQRSTFYCPGCQPRGGLSTPGPRPRGAGRSRPAPSRSRSPR, encoded by the coding sequence GTGCCTGAACTGCCCGAGGTCGAGACCACGCGGCGCGGCATCGCGCCCTGGATGGAGGGCCGGCGCATCCGCGAGCTGGTGGTGCGCGAGCGCCGCCTGCGCTGGCCGATCCCGCCAGGGCTCGGCGCCCGGCTGGCCGGCTCGCGCGTGCGACAGGTCGGTCGGCGCGGCAAGTACCTGCTGCTGGAAACCTCGCGGGGCACGGCGCTGCTGCACCTCGGGATGTCGGGCAGCCTGCGCGTGCTGGAAAGCGACCAGGCGCCCGGCAGGCACGACCATTTCGACATCGTCCTCGATCGCGGCCAGCGCATCCGCTTCCACGATCCCCGCCGCTTCGGCTCGCTGCTCTGGGCGGGGAGCGAGCCGCTGGCGCATCCGCTGCTCGCGCATCTCGGGCCTGAGCCGCTGGAACCGGGCTTCAGCGGTGCCTGGCTGCGGGACCGGGCACGCGGCAGGCGCCTGGCCATCAAGCCGTTCATCATGAACGCCGCGATCGTCGTCGGCATCGGCAACATCTATGCGAGCGAGGCGCTGTTCCGCGCCGGCCTGCATCCCTGCCGCGCGGCGGGGCGCATCCCGCTCGCGGACATGGAGCGCCTCGCCGCCGCCGTGCGCGAGGTACTCGGCGAAGCCGTGGCGCTTGGCGGCACCACGCTGCGCGACTTCCACGGCAGCAGCGGCGAGCCCGGCTACTTCGCGCAGGCGCTGCGGGTCTATGACCGCACCGGCCAGCCCTGTGGCACCTGCGGCACGCCGATCCGCCAGCTCACGCAGGGACAGCGCTCGACGTTCTACTGCCCGGGCTGCCAGCCGCGCGGCGGCCTCAGTACACCAGGGCCTCGCCCTCGCGGCGCGGGTCGCTCGCGGCCTGCACCTTCCCGGTCACGTAGTCCCAGGTGA
- the ggt gene encoding gamma-glutamyltransferase: MPAGAAAPGRPGKAAIAAAQPLAVAAGEEVLAAGGNAFDAAVAVSAALAVAEPYASGLGGGGFWLLHQARGDRDVLIDGRETAPAAATAGMYLDAAGNVIPGASLDGPLAAGIPGEPAALVHIARQYGRLPLARSLAPAIRLAEEGIAMEAGMQAGLRFRRQAMEKSPALMAVFFPGGELPAAGARLRQPDLAVTLRRLAASGFDGFYRGPTATALVEGVRAAGGIWSAADLAGYRVIEREPVRGRYRGVEIISAPLPSAGGIGLVDMLNMLSGWDLDKLDGATRKHLVIEAMRRAYRDRSVWLGDPAFSEVPVAQLLSPFYAAGQRASIRLDRATPSDLLPAGRADGSEGHDTTHFSILDADGNRVAGTLSINTWYGSAFMPPGTGVILNNEMDDFTVKPGTGNAYELQGASANAIAPGKRMLSSMTPTFLESPRGVAILGTPGGSRIITMVLLAALDWMDGHDAASMTALRRYHHQFQPDVVTYERGAFSDQEIQALEAMGHRLKASSRDYGNMNVVTWDYVTGKVQAASDPRREGEALVY, from the coding sequence GTGCCCGCCGGGGCCGCGGCGCCTGGCAGGCCGGGCAAGGCCGCCATTGCGGCGGCGCAGCCGCTGGCCGTTGCCGCCGGAGAGGAAGTGCTGGCTGCCGGCGGCAACGCCTTCGACGCTGCCGTGGCCGTGAGCGCCGCGCTGGCGGTGGCCGAGCCCTATGCCTCCGGGCTCGGTGGTGGCGGCTTCTGGCTGCTGCACCAGGCCCGCGGTGACCGCGACGTGCTGATCGACGGGCGCGAGACGGCACCCGCCGCGGCGACTGCCGGCATGTATCTCGACGCCGCCGGCAATGTCATCCCCGGTGCCAGCCTGGATGGCCCGCTGGCGGCGGGCATTCCCGGCGAGCCGGCCGCGCTGGTGCATATCGCCAGGCAGTACGGCCGCTTGCCCCTGGCGCGCAGCCTCGCTCCCGCCATCCGCCTCGCCGAGGAGGGGATCGCCATGGAAGCGGGCATGCAGGCGGGCCTGCGGTTCCGCCGTCAGGCGATGGAGAAGTCGCCGGCGCTGATGGCGGTGTTCTTCCCGGGCGGGGAGCTGCCGGCGGCCGGCGCGCGCCTGCGCCAGCCGGACCTCGCCGTGACGCTGCGCCGGCTGGCCGCTTCGGGCTTCGACGGCTTCTACCGCGGGCCCACCGCGACGGCGCTGGTGGAGGGCGTGCGTGCCGCGGGCGGCATCTGGTCCGCCGCGGACCTCGCCGGGTACAGGGTCATCGAGCGCGAGCCGGTGCGCGGCCGCTACCGCGGCGTGGAGATCATCTCCGCGCCACTGCCTTCGGCGGGAGGCATCGGCCTGGTGGACATGCTCAACATGCTCTCGGGCTGGGATCTCGACAAGCTCGATGGCGCCACCCGCAAGCACCTCGTCATCGAAGCCATGCGCCGCGCCTACCGCGATCGCAGCGTCTGGCTCGGCGATCCGGCATTCAGCGAAGTGCCCGTCGCGCAGCTGCTCAGCCCGTTCTACGCCGCCGGCCAGCGTGCCTCCATCCGCCTGGATCGCGCCACGCCGAGCGATCTGCTGCCCGCAGGCAGGGCGGATGGCAGCGAAGGCCATGACACCACGCATTTCTCCATCCTCGATGCCGACGGCAACCGGGTGGCGGGTACGCTCTCCATCAATACCTGGTACGGCTCGGCCTTCATGCCGCCCGGCACCGGCGTGATCCTCAACAACGAGATGGATGATTTCACCGTGAAGCCGGGCACCGGCAACGCCTACGAGCTGCAGGGCGCGAGCGCCAACGCCATCGCGCCGGGCAAGCGCATGCTCTCCAGCATGACGCCGACCTTCCTCGAGTCCCCGCGCGGCGTGGCCATCCTCGGCACGCCCGGCGGCAGCCGCATCATCACCATGGTGCTGCTGGCGGCGCTGGACTGGATGGACGGCCACGACGCGGCTTCCATGACGGCACTCAGGCGCTACCACCACCAGTTCCAGCCGGACGTGGTGACCTACGAGCGCGGTGCGTTCAGCGACCAGGAGATACAGGCGCTGGAGGCCATGGGACACCGGCTCAAAGCCAGCAGCCGCGATTACGGCAACATGAATGTCGTCACCTGGGACTACGTGACCGGGAAGGTGCAGGCCGCGAGCGACCCGCGCCGCGAGGGCGAGGCCCTGGTGTACTGA
- the coaD gene encoding pantetheine-phosphate adenylyltransferase has protein sequence MYPGTFDPFTNGHHELVRRAARIFDEVVVAVAASPHKAPMFDLEDRMRLAREVLADLSNVRVDGYTGLTVGYAKANGLKVVIRGLRAVSDFEYEFQLASMNRHLESGVETIFMTPAEQYTFVSSTLVREVAALGGDVTAFVHPRVAEALGRRFGRR, from the coding sequence ATGTATCCGGGGACCTTCGATCCCTTCACCAACGGCCACCACGAGCTGGTGCGGCGGGCCGCCCGCATTTTCGACGAGGTGGTCGTTGCCGTGGCGGCCAGCCCGCACAAGGCGCCGATGTTCGACCTCGAGGATCGCATGCGCCTGGCCCGCGAGGTCCTCGCCGACCTGTCCAACGTGCGCGTCGATGGCTACACCGGGCTGACGGTGGGCTACGCGAAGGCCAACGGGCTGAAGGTCGTGATCCGCGGGCTGCGCGCGGTGTCCGACTTCGAGTACGAGTTCCAGCTGGCCAGCATGAACCGCCACCTGGAGAGCGGCGTCGAGACGATCTTCATGACACCCGCCGAGCAGTACACCTTCGTGTCCTCGACGCTGGTCCGCGAGGTGGCGGCCCTCGGCGGCGATGTGACGGCGTTCGTGCATCCGCGGGTGGCCGAGGCGCTCGGCCGCCGGTTTGGCCGGCGCTGA
- the rsmD gene encoding 16S rRNA (guanine(966)-N(2))-methyltransferase RsmD produces MARSKSRGTAAGEPPGQVRIIGGSWRGRRVPVVAAPGLRPTPDRVRETLFNWLAPVISGMRCLDLYAGTGALGLEALSRGATGVCFVESQPPVARALEDVLGRLGCTAPRASVVVADARRFLGGVPQPFDLVFLDPPFGEAALDELCTLLDGGWLAGNARLYLEMARDQPLPPLPPGWVVLREKAAGQVRFALVQRPASP; encoded by the coding sequence ATGGCACGCAGCAAATCCAGGGGAACCGCAGCGGGCGAGCCGCCGGGCCAGGTCCGCATCATCGGCGGCAGCTGGCGCGGCCGGCGCGTGCCGGTGGTGGCTGCGCCCGGGCTGCGTCCGACGCCCGACCGGGTGCGCGAGACGCTGTTCAACTGGCTCGCGCCGGTGATCTCCGGGATGCGCTGCCTGGATCTCTATGCCGGGACGGGCGCCCTGGGCCTGGAGGCGCTCTCCAGGGGCGCAACCGGGGTCTGCTTCGTCGAGAGCCAGCCGCCGGTGGCGCGCGCCCTCGAGGATGTCCTCGGCCGGCTGGGCTGCACGGCGCCCCGGGCCAGCGTGGTGGTCGCCGATGCCAGGCGCTTCCTCGGCGGTGTGCCGCAGCCCTTCGACCTCGTGTTCCTCGATCCGCCCTTCGGCGAAGCCGCGCTCGACGAGTTGTGTACACTTCTCGACGGCGGCTGGCTCGCCGGCAACGCCCGCCTGTACCTGGAGATGGCGCGCGACCAGCCCCTGCCACCGCTGCCGCCGGGCTGGGTGGTCCTGCGGGAGAAAGCAGCGGGCCAGGTGCGCTTCGCGCTGGTCCAGCGTCCCGCCAGTCCCTGA
- the ftsY gene encoding signal recognition particle-docking protein FtsY: MPAASANMPRMTQPTPAREATRPGFFQRLKQKLNRGLGLGVALDWLAGRKLDPAVLAELEDQLLLADVGIETSERIIEGLRKRIGRDAIVDVAGARMALAATLEEILRPRAQPLAIPRGGKPFLILMIGVNGSGKTTTIGKLARRYRDEGLRVMLAAGDTYRAAAIEQLQAWGERNGVPVVAQQPGADSAAVVFDALQAATARGIDVVLADTAGRLQNQAGLMQELAKVVRVAGRVDPAAPHEKMLVLDASLGQNAINQALQFHQAVGLTGISMTKLDGGGKGGVLLTLADRLEVPFRYVGVGEDAADLDVFDAAQFAAALAGTAP, encoded by the coding sequence ATGCCCGCCGCTTCCGCTAACATGCCGCGCATGACACAGCCGACCCCTGCCCGGGAAGCCACGCGCCCCGGGTTCTTCCAGCGCCTGAAGCAGAAGCTCAACCGCGGGCTCGGCCTCGGCGTGGCGCTCGACTGGCTGGCCGGGCGCAAGCTCGACCCGGCGGTGCTCGCCGAGCTCGAGGACCAGCTGCTGCTCGCCGATGTCGGCATCGAGACCAGCGAGCGCATCATCGAAGGCCTGCGCAAGCGCATCGGTCGCGACGCCATCGTCGACGTCGCCGGCGCGCGCATGGCGCTGGCCGCCACGCTGGAGGAGATCCTGCGGCCGCGGGCGCAGCCGCTCGCCATCCCGCGCGGCGGCAAGCCGTTCCTGATCCTCATGATCGGCGTGAACGGCTCCGGCAAGACCACCACCATCGGCAAGCTCGCGCGCCGCTACCGCGACGAGGGACTCAGGGTGATGCTCGCCGCCGGCGACACCTACCGCGCCGCCGCCATCGAGCAGCTGCAGGCCTGGGGCGAGCGCAACGGCGTGCCGGTGGTCGCGCAGCAGCCCGGCGCGGATTCCGCCGCCGTGGTCTTCGACGCACTGCAGGCCGCCACGGCCCGCGGCATCGATGTGGTGCTGGCCGACACCGCCGGGCGCCTGCAGAACCAGGCCGGGCTGATGCAGGAACTTGCCAAGGTGGTGCGCGTCGCCGGGCGCGTGGACCCGGCCGCGCCCCACGAGAAGATGCTGGTGCTCGACGCCAGCCTCGGCCAGAACGCCATCAACCAGGCGCTGCAGTTCCACCAGGCCGTCGGCCTCACCGGCATCAGCATGACCAAGCTCGACGGCGGCGGCAAAGGCGGCGTGCTGCTGACGCTGGCCGACCGCCTCGAGGTGCCGTTCCGCTATGTCGGCGTCGGCGAGGACGCCGCCGATCTCGATGTCTTCGACGCCGCGCAGTTCGCCGCGGCGCTGGCCGGCACCGCACCGTGA